TTCTCGCATTTCACGCGCTCAGCGAGGCGAGTATTCTCTATATAGCATAAAGGAGGGTCCGGCCGGGGTCGCCACCAGAAAGGTAAAAAACTTTTCGCAGCTCTGCGTGGGTGGGCGCGGATGACTTAGCGGATTGGCGGAGGAGTGCTGGGGCTACTGGTCAGTCTATCACAGGCATTGTGAGAGTTCTTCTCACGCCTGAGATTCGCCTGATATGATTCGTCACAGTTTCTCTGATCTCGAGATCGCTTTCTCCTGTTACTTTCACGATAATGTCGTACACTCCGTAAAGCATGTGAGCCTCGGCTACGCCCGGTGTCCGGCGGAGCTCCTCTAGAACCTTGCTCTCCTTCCCGATGTCGCAGTTTATCAGAACGTATGCTATCTTTACCATCACAGGTATAGGGTTCTCGGGCTTTTTAAACCCTTGGGCCTTCCCGACTCGGGCCCCCATTTCACCGGGGCCCTTGTCACCGGTCACGAGGCCCCGCTGAGGGGAACCCCTCCCCGCGGCGGAACCGCGGGGGAAACCCCCGAGGGCCGCTTTCCGCGGCCCGGTTGGCCCCGGGGGCGGCTGGAGGCTGGAGCTGGGTCTCTGGCGGTTCCGCGCCGAAGCTGTGCTTCCTCACAGCTTGACCTCTATCCTCACCTCTGGGAGCCCCCAGAACTTCGGCGGTAGCTTGGGCTCGAGGCCGAGCGTTTTGACTGCCCGCAGCCACACGTTGAGGGCGGTGAGCCTCTGCCTATCCATCGTGAGGCCGCAGCGCGGTTAAACCCTCTCCTTCCTGCTCAACCCCCTTCTGGACCCACGCTAGAGATGGGAAAGGGGGTTAAAACGGTGATCCAGCGGCCCGCGAACCTCTTAGCCAGCGCGTCGAGGATCTCCTCCTCACTCCCGTACATCTCCAGCTCCTCTTCGTCCGTCAGCCTGGCGTGCACGAGCATGAGAACCCCTTCACTTCAACCACCAGCTCCTCGTGGGGCCGGAGCCTTACGGCCCGCAGAACCGGCTTGCCCCTCGCAGCTCTGTGGAGATCACGGTGCCCGGAGGCTACCAGTTCACCGGCTCGTACCCCTCAGGCTTGTGCACCAGCACGCTCCCGTCCTGCTTCACAATGATGACGCGCTCCCCCGGCCCAAGCGTCGAAGAGGCATGTAAGCCTCCTCAAGCCTGGCCACGTAGTGCAGGCTCACCCCGTCCTCCAACAACGTGAGAGGCCCAGGAGCTAGCCTGCCCAACTCCCTCACCAACCTCCTCAAGGAGCGCGCCCTCGGGCAGGAGCCCGCCTCCAGGAGCAGCCTGCACTTGAGAGCGAGCTGAAGGCGGCAAGATCCCACTCCCCGACGCTGATAAGGTGCTCGGCGTTCCGCAAGAAGCCCTCAGCCCGCCCGCAGAGGAGCCTTACCTCCTCAAGCGACAGCCGCATCACCCTCATGACCGTCTAGGCTTGATGATTAATTTGCGTGGTGTGCGCGGAACGATGAGGATCGAAAGGCGGCGGTACGCATATAACTATGTAGCTATAAAGTTGAATGGTGATGTTGTTGAAGAGGTACGCGACGATCTCTGTCCCCGCTGAGGTGAAGGAGGTGCTGGAGAAGGCGAAGGGGGACATGGAGTGGGGAGAGTTTCTCCTCAAGCTCTACCTGGAGGCTAGGAGGATCAAGAGGGAGAACGCTTTCAGAGAGCTGGCTGAGCTGCTGAGCGGAGAGGATCTTGAGGCGATCGCCCAGTCATCGGAGGAGTTCAGGAAGGGGTTCGCGCTCGGATGAAGCTGTTTGACACGAGCTGGCTCATCGAGCTGTTCAGGAGGAAGTCGTTCGAGGAGGGCGCGATATCGATCGTGACTTTAATCGAAGTCCTCAGAGGGGTTCCTGCGGGAAAGCGCGATGCCGTAAAGAGGCTTCTCGAGGAGAGCTTCGACGTCATCAACCTCGACAACGATGTCGTAAGGGTCTACTGCGAGCTATACGATGAGCTCAAGAAGCGGGGGTCACCTGTACCGGACGCCGACCTACTCATCGCTTCGACAGCGATCGCCCATAACCTCGTGCTGAAGTCTAAGGATAGGCACTTCAAGGAGCTGGTAAGCCACGGCTTGAAGCTGGAGCTTGTCGAATAATTTATGCGAGAAGCCCGCGCGGCTTCCGGGTGCTCTCAGCGGGCTTCAGTGACCATCTCACGAACCTCTTCTAGCGCAATCCTGTCCATATGGATACGGTCAGAGGCATTGGCAGCAGGCTTCTCGAGCAGAACAGCGCGCGGGAGTTAGGTTTATAAGTGGTTTATGACAGGGTAATTTGACAGGTGGCAAATATGGAAGCTCAGAAAATTGAGCTGGTTAAAAGCCTCTTGAGGAGGCTGCACGAGGGGGCGAACGTAGAGGAGTTGAAGAGGGAGTTCAGGCAAGTCTTATCAACGGTGCAGCCCTGGGAGATACCTCTTATCGAGCAGCAGCTAGTGAAGGAGGGGGTACCGATCTCCGAGATTCTGAAGCTCTGCGACCTACACGTGGACCTCTTCCGGGAGTACCTAGCCGGAAGGGAGCTGAGGGAGGTGCCGGAGGGTCACCCGCTGGACCTCCTCCTCAAGGAGAACGAGCTGCTGCTGAAGCTGTCGGAGCAATTGAGCGTTGTAGCCGGAGCCTTGCAGTCCGCGCGCGACGAGGAGTTGAAGCCTCTCTTCGAGCAGATGAAAGCCCTGCTACGCGGCCTGCGCGGGATTAGGACCCACTACAGGAAGGTTCAGATGCTCATCTTCCCCTACTTGGAAAGGAGGGGGATCGTAGCGATCCCCCGGGTTCTCTGGGGCCGCGAGGATGGGGTTATCGTGAAGCTAAGGGTTCTCCTCAAGAAGGTTGAGGGTGAGCTCTCGCCCAGTGAGGTAAGGATGGTGGCCGAGGAGGCTCTGAAGCTGGCTAGAGAAGTGTCGGAGCTCGTCTTCAGGGAGAACAAGATCCTCTACCCCGCTGTTTTCACCCTCTTCGGCGAGGGTGAGTGGGCCGCGATCGCTGAAGAGGCAGAGAAAATCGGCTACTTGGTGAAGCCCGAGAGAAAGTGGGAGCCGGGGGCGGAGCCCCTGCTCCCATACCAGGTGGACCCCCAGATCAGCGGTGAAGCCGTTGAGAGGCTGCCGCCCGAGTTCAGGGAGACGGCTCTCCTGAGGCTAGAGCCCGACGTGTACCAGCTGAAGCGCGAAGGAGACCTCGACCTACGTACGGGCTTCCTCACCCCAGGAGAGGTGAAGGGCATCTTCGAAGCGCTGCCCATTGAAGTCACCTTCGCTGACGCAAGCGATAGGGTTAGGTTCTACTGTGACGGCCGTCTCCCCTCAGTGTTCGTCAGGACGAGGACTATCCTCGGCAGGAGGCTGCTCTTCTGCCACCCACCGCGCCTCGAGAGGCTAGTGAACGAAACCGTGGAAGCGCTGAAGAGGGGTGAGGCCGACTACAGGGAGTTCTGGACGAGGATCGGCGATCGGGTAGTCAGAGTCTTCATCTCTGCTGTCCGGGACGAGGGGGGTAACTACCTCGGAGCGGTGGAAGTGGTTGAGGACTTCACTGAAGTGCTAAAGAATCCGGAGGAAGTGCTGAAGAAGGTGGTGGTGCTCTGATCCCGGTGCTCGAGCTGGGTGCGAGATACATCACTCCCTACATCATGAGGAGGCTCGTGGAGGCGCTCGTCAATGAGCACGGCCTTAGCAGGGTTAAGGCTGCAGCAGCCCTGGGCATCTCACCTTCGGCGGTGACGCGCTACCTGAAGGGGGAGAGGGGGTCGCAGATAGACTTGAGAGACCGCAGTGACGTTGAAGAGCTCATCTCACGCCTAGCTTCTCGAGCCGCCTCACACCCGCTGAGCGAGCTCGAGCTCCAACTGGAGGTGGCCAGGATCGCGCTGTACATCATGGGTAAGGGGTACGCTTGCCCCCTCCACTTCAGGCTTGAACCCTCACCGAGATCCACCGGCTGCAGGGTTTGCCTAAGCCTCTTCGGCCCCAGCACCCCCAACTCCTCTCCTTCAGCGGGTGAACACCAGCTCTAAGGCCGCCTCCGTGCGAGTCACCAGGATCAGAACGGCTGCCACGACCACCACAATACAGGCTCCGCCGAGCACTGGGGATATGAAGTGGAGCGGAGTTGCTAGGAGCAGCGAGTCCAGGAGCACTATCAGCTCGAACGACAGGAACCTAGTCACTCTGCTCGGGCTGGCTAAGCTGAGGAAATAAACCAGGTTCACGGTCCCCAGTAGACTTCAACGGCTATCCCCGCGAGGAAGATGAGCGCTACTATGGGCAGTATCTGCTCTGACGAGGGGGCGCTGGTGGTGAGGACGGCGAGCGGGGAGGTGCTCACCCTCGGCGGTGAGGGGCTGGAGGCGCTTAAGCTCCCTCCGGTTGAGAGGTGGTGCGATTTCCCGTGCGGGGTGCTCGAGAGGGCTGCTAGAGCAATGGAGGGGGAGTGGGGGTTCGCGGGACTCGAGCTGGAGGGCGACTTGCTGACGGTGAGCTTCAACGGCTTGAGGTGGAGGGCTGTGCTGGGAGGCTGCAGCTGCAGCTTCAAAGCGGAGGTGAACGTGCACACGCTGAGGAAGATCCACGAGGTCTTCAGAGCCGCGGGGCTGAAGCCGGTGAGCGTAGCGTTCAACACCCTGGGGCGCACGGTGCTGATGAGGCTGAGGGGCGGGTGGCTCACCCTCTACAAGCCTTCGCCACGGGGTGAAAGCATGGAGCGGCTGGCGTGCGGCGAAGGCAGGAAAGGGCTGAGGGCGAGGCTAGAGGAGTGGGTCGAGAAGCGCGGAGCCGAGCTCCAGGAGCTTTTCGGCGAGTACGGGTTCGGGGGTTGGCGCTCGGAGGCTGCTGCGCCGCGCAGTGAGGAACGCTGTCTTCTTCAGCCTGCCCCGCAGCCTGCTGAGCTAGTACAGCTCGCTGATCGAAGAGGTTAGGGAGGGCTTGAGGAAGCTGGAGACGAGGTTTGGGTTGAGCTGATGTTCTACGGCAGCATAGGCGCCGAAGAGGCTACCCTAGCGCTGGCGGCAAAGCGCCTCATTCCCCCCAGGGGAAGTGAAGGTCATCGCAGAGGGTGCTTCCACTTTTCAGGTGGGCAGCCTCCTCGATGAGACAATCAGGCGGGCACGGGAGGAGGCTATGCCGAGCTGAGAGCTCGCTAAATGATTTTCTCTCTTCTTATGCTCTAGTAGAGCGGTGTAGCGGCGCCTCCGCGCGGGGTGAAGGTTTAAAATCGCGGAAGTAATCTCTATAGGGAACTCGCACCCGACATGTTCATCCACCCGCATGCCTCATAGAAAAGACGGTCACAGGTATGGCGAAAAGGAATAATTTAAATGTTCAGCAGGACTGCCGATGCTGAAGACGAATCCCGAGCTTGAGATGTTTACCCGCAGGCTAGCGCCACCGCTCTTCGGAAGGGAGAGTAAACCTGAAGAGAGCAGGTTGATCGTGGTAGGAGCGCCTTTCGACTCCTCCGCAACCACAGTTCCAGGCCAGAGAGCTGCGCCGCGAAGGATACGCGAAATCTCCCTAGAGCTCGAAACCTTCGACTTTGAGCTAGAGATGGATGCCGAGGATGCCCCCTTCTACGATGCAGGCGACTTGCCCCTAGAGGTGGACTTCAGCTCATTCATGGGGATTCTCTACCGGGTAGCTTCGGAAGTCTTTTCGAAAGGTAAGATACTGGCTCTCATAGGAGGTGATCACCTGGTAACGCTCCCCTCAGTTAAAGCTGCGCTATCCACTCTCGGCACTACTCATCTGCTCGTCCTAGATGCCCACTTAGATCTGAGGGACGAGTACCCTCTCGGCACCAAGTATAGCCACGCCACCGTGATGCGAAGATTGCTCGAGGAGAATAGCGATCTGAGAATTACTTACTTCAAACCTAGAGCACTGTCTAAGGAAGAGTACTCCTTCCTAGCTTCCTGCAGTCGGGTGAGAGTGGTGAGAAGGGTCGAGGAGCTGCTCGAGGATTTCGAGAGCAGCCAGAGGATCTACCTCTCCATAGATATAGATGTCGTAGACCCTGCTTTCGCTCCAGGCGTAGGAGTTCCCGAACCGCTCGGCCTTTACCCCCAAGAGGTCGCCCAGGTACTCGACCGTTTTCTTGAAGCTCACGGCAGGCGAGTAATAGGATTTGACCTAGTTGAAGTGAACCCCGTTCTCGACGTCAGTAACGTGACATCCGCGCTAGCGGCAAAACTTTTGATGAAGATCATTGTCAGGATCTTTACGCTTAAGTAAAGAATCAGTAGAGTTCTATTTCAACGCCATAAGCACTCCCCTCCATGCTTACTATAACGTCGATGTTGTTAAGCCCCTCAGTTCTGCTCAAAGCTGAAACGAAGTCACCTATCTTGGTCAGCAGCTCGCTGGGAGACTCGCCGACACCACTAAAACTCACACGCACCTTCTTGTCTTCGATTTTCACATCGAGAGAGTCCGACCCCTTGAACAGTGCGCGCAATTTCTTCTCTATGTCGGCTTTCGTAATCACGTGCCCCTCGACCCCCCAGCTGAAAGCCGCGTTAAAAACCTATCCCTAAGCCAGTGCAGCCAGCCTACCATCTAACGCGATGAAAGCTGGAGCAGTAGGGAATTCCTTACGCTCAAGCCGACTTCAACTAGCGTGATAGATAGCATGGGGCCCGGGCCGGGATTCGAACCCGGGTTCACCAGGGCCACAGCCTGGCATGCTAGCCGCTACACCACCCGGGCCTCGACTGCCTTTGCCCACCTCCCCCTTCATAGGCTTTTCGCCTCCAGGGCCCGCCTTTCGGCCTCCTGGTAGCTGCGGTCAGCACAGCAGCTTTAAACCTTCACCCCGCCTCGGGGGTTAAACGGATCATCAGCTTAGACTTGAACAGCTCGTACGGCTTGGCGGCGTTGGTCATCGACTTCGACAACGGGGGGAGGGTGGCGAGGGTGGTCCCCCGCCGCTGGCAGCCTCCTAACACTACTCTTCACGAAAAAATTGTTGCAGCCCTTCAGAGCGCCGCCGAGAGAGGAGCTCCGAAGCTCCCTGAATCAGAGCCGCTAAGAGGGAAGGTGGAGAAGGTGCTTAAGCGGTTTGGAACACTGACAACGGAGAGGGCCTTTGCGCTCGCCGATCTGCATGAGTCGGTTTTCACGGGTCCCGCGGAAAGCGTATTAACTGTGGCATGTTAAAGTATTCTCGCGATGATGACTTGAACCCGTAAGGAGAGGTGACTTAGGCCGTCGCTTCTGAGCGCTTTAGGCTTTGGGCTCTACCAGTACTCGCTTAACGCGTCTGCGGGTGCGCCAGTAGTGGTACTCGAGAGCTATGATGATGAGGAGGAGCATTAGGCCCACGAAGCCTACAACGAGTAGGATAAAGTCCCAGACTCCGAGAACGATCTCCATATCCTAACCCAGTAACCTTTACTACAGGCCAGCTCGATATACCTAACTGTGGGTATTACGCGGGAGCGCTTCAGAGAGTTGATCCTGGTTAGGCTCGGCGAGATCACGCTGAAGGGGAGGACCAGGGAGAAGTTCGAAGCCATACTCATAAGAAATATGCGCAGCGCGCTGAAGTCGGGCGGCATCGAAGCTAGAGTTGAGAGAGGTTTCGGGAGAATCTTTGTTTACTCGGGGCGGGAGGCTGTACCCCTGCTCAGAAGGGTTTTCGGCATCTGGTCCCTATCGCCTGCCGTAGAGGTTGAGTACAGCACGCTGGAGGAGCTGCTGAGCATCAGCGAGGAGGTTTTTCGCGAAGCTGTTCGAGGGAAAACCTTCGCTGTTAGGGCGAGGAGGATTGGAGTAAGCGCTTTCACCTCTAGAGATATAGAGCGCGAGGTTGGATCCAGGCTCCTCCGCTACTCCGCGGGAGTAGACCTCGAGAAGCCTGAGGTGACGGCGTACATTGAGGTGAGAGGGAGGAGGGCTTACCTCTACACGGAGGTGGTGCGAGCTTACGGTGGTCTCCCGGTAGGCTCAGAAGGGCGTGTTCTTGCACTCATCTCGGGGGGTTTCGACTCCGCGGTAGCGGCTTGGTACATGCTTAAGAGAGGGGCTGAAGTGCACTACCTCTTCTGCAACATGGGAGGAGAGCTGGCAAAACTCTACACGGCTAGGGTTGCTAAGGTGATGGCAGACAACTGGAGCTACGGTTACTCCCCAAAACTCTACGTTGCGGATTTCCGACCCCTTTTAGCGGATCTCGCCAGGAAAGTTGACCACAGAGTGCTCGGCGTGGTTCTCAAGAGGTTTATGTATAGAGCAGCCGAGCTTATCGCCCGGGAGATAGGTGCTCACGCGATAGTGACGGGCGAGAGCCTAGGCCAGGTGTCATCCCAAACCTTAGTGAACCTCCACGCTATTGACAGGGCCGTAGCGATGCCGGTTCTCCGGCCTCTGATAGGGTTCGACAAAGAGGAAATCATAAGGTTGGCGCGAGAGATCGGGGTCTACGAGGAGGCGTCGCTAGTGAGAGAAATCTGCGGAGCCTACTCCTACCAACCTAGGACGGCATGCAGCCTAGAAGAGGTGCTAGTGGAAGAGAGCAAGGTGGGCTCGCGACACCTCGAGAGCATCTTAGGCTCTATGGAAGTGCTTAACCTTCGAGACCTCAGCTGGGACGACCTGGCGATTCCCAACGTGGATATCGACAGCTTGCCGAGAGGAAGCGTAGTGCTAGACGTGAGACCAACCGAAAAGTATTCTGCTTGGCACATACCTGGAAGCATTAACGTGGATGCTGAGCGCGTCGTCGAGCTTGCCCAGAGAATGGGCCGGGATAGGACGTACGTGGTGGTGTGCGACGAGGGAGGGCTTAGCCGCGAGATCGCCCACAATCTTAGGCTTCTAGGCTTCACCGCGTACAGCCTGAGAGGCGGGATAAGGAGAGCGAGGAGGCAGTACAGCAAACTACTCGGGGCTGGCGAGAGGAATGGCTCTTAGGGTGAGGGTTGTTGGGATAGTTCAGGGGGTGGGTTTCCGCCCCCACGTCTACAGGTTGGCGAAGTCTCTCGGATTGAAAGGTTACGTGAAAAACCTCGGCGGCGCTGAGGTAGAGATATGGATCGAGGGGGATGGTGCAGCTCTCGAAGACTTTATTCGCGCGCTCCGCGAGAAAACCCCGAAAGCTTCAGAAATAGAGGAGATGGTGATTTTTCCAGAGGAGCCGAGAGGGTACTCGGACTTTACTATCGAGAAAAGTGAGGCGGAGAAGTCTAGGCTTTCGATGATCCCACCCGATTTCGGAGTCTGTAGCGACTGTCTACGTGAAGTCCTGAACCCGAATTCCCGCTGGTACCGCTACCCCTTCCATAGCTGTGCTTGGTGTGGGCCGCGCTTCACGGTCGTTTACCGTCCGCCCTACGACAGAGGTAACACGTCGTGGAAGGACTTCCCCCTCTGTCCCGAGTGCCTGAAGGAGTATGTAGACCCATCTAACTTGAGGAGGTTTCACATACAGGGCATCTCGTGCCCTCGCTGCGGTCCAAGGCTTCGGCTAGTCGATGGAAGGGGTGAGGAAGTTGAGGGCGACCCTATATCCACTGCCGCGAAGCTTGTAGACGAGCAGTTCATAGTCGCTGTGAAGGGTGTCGGCGGTTTTCACCTGGCGGCGCTGGCGACGGAGGACGATGTGGTGGCAAAGCTTAGAGCTAGAAAGCGGAGGAAGCGGAAGCCCCTCGCGGTAATGGCGCTCGACATCAAGACCGCTGAGAAAATCGTCGAAGTGTCAGAGAGGGCTCGAGAGGTTCTTGAAAGTCCGGCTCGACCCATAGTCATCCTGCCAAGGAGGGAGGAGGGCTACGTCTCAAAGCTTGTGGCTCCCAACTTGAAAACCCTAGGGGTTATGCTCGCCTATACTCCTCTCCACTACCTTCTCCTTCTCGAAACGAGGGATAAGTTTCTCGTAATGACGAGCGGTAACGAGAGCGGTGAGCCTATAATCAGGGATAACAGTGAAGCGCTGAGCAGGCTTGGCCACGTTGCCGACTTCTTCCTGATCCACGATAGAGAGATCGTGAATAGGGTGGACGATAGCGTGGTTCGCTTCACCGACGGCGACCTAACCATCATACGCCGGGCGAGAGGTTACGCGCCGAGATGGCTGAACCTCCCGAGAGAGGTGAAGAGAAGCGGGATAGCCACCGGAGCCATGCTGATGAACACAGCAGCGGTAGCCGCTGAAACTTACATCATTCCCACACAGCACATCGGAGACGTAGAAAACCTTGAGACGCTGGACTTTATGCGAGAAGCGCTCGAGTTCCTAGTGGACGCCTACAAGCTAAACTTGAAAGAAGCGCTGGTAGCCTCCGACAAGCACCCAGGCTACCCGACCAGAGCCTTCGCCCTCGAATTAGCGGAGAAGTGGTGCGCTGATTACCTTGAGGTTCAGCACCATGTTGCTCACATAGCAGCGGGAATGCTGGAGCACAAGCTTGAGGAGAGCGTGGGCATCGCTATCGATGGAGTAGGTTATGGCGACGACGGCCAAGTTTGGGGAGGCGAAGTGATACATCTTTCAAGCGGCTCTGGCTACTGCCGCGTAGGCCACCTCGAGTACTTTCCCCTGCCTGGCGGCGACCGAGCGGCAGAGTACCCTGCGAGGATCCTCCTCGGTGTGCTTGTGGAAACCCTGGGCCCCGAAGAGGGGTTCAGGAGCTTCGTGGAGAAAGGTTACCACACCTTCCTCCCCGGAGGGTTCAGCGAAGCTATGGCTGCACTCTCTCAAACGAGCAAAGCCCCTCTTGCCTCAAGCACGGGGCGCTTCCTAGACGCTGTAGCGGCTGCACTCGGGGTTGCGCACGAGAGAAGCTACGAAGGGGAGCCTGCGATCACGCTGGAGGAGTTTAGCTGGGGAGGAGAGCTTGTGCCGCTCCCCATAGAAGTAGAGGGGGGAGTTGTGCTCGTGAAGGAGTTTCTTGCGGAGCTAGCTTCAGGCGCCTACGCTTCGTTCCACCCCAAAGACGTAGCTAGGAGCGCTCAGCAGCTACTGGGGAGGGCTCTCGCCACGGTAGCCCGCGAGGAGGGGGCCAGGAGAGTGGTGGTGAGCGGGGGCGCCGCCCTCAACAGCTATATCGTTAAGGGCATTAGGGAAGTTCTCGGAAGGGATGCCGTCCTCCTTCCGCGTAAGCTCCCTCCAGGTGATGGGGGTTTGTCAGCTGGCCAGCTGTACTACGCTTTTCTGGAGAAGCTGCTGTAGCCGCGCGCTCTTTTCACAGCACCTCTGAAGGCCAAAGCTAGAACTTTAAGCTTCCACGCGTACAGTTGCCGATGACCGTCTACGCGCTCGAAAGCTCAGGTGGCTTAGCCGCTAGGCTGGCTGCGGGTACTGGCGACAGGCTCGTCTTTGTCGAAAAGAAGGAGTTTCCCGACGGCGAGACATACGTTAGAATACCTGAGAAGCCCGAGGGTGTTGCCGTGCTCGTAGGATCCCTGTACCCACCTCAGGACAAGAGGCTCGTGGAACTCCTACTCGCTACGGAGGCTCTTTCGGCGGTAAGCCCAGACAGAGTCGTCCTGGTCGTACCCTACCTGGCTTACGCAAGGCAGGATAGGAGATTCCTGGAAGGTGAGCCCATCAGCGTGAAAGTTGTCTTGAAGAGCCTTGAAGCCGCTGGCGCCTCCGGCCTCATAGTTGTCGACGTCCACAAGCCATCATCACTTGAGGAGTACCTGAGCATCCCTCACAGGAACGTTGTACCCAGCAGGGAAATTGCAGAGTACTTCTCGGGCAAGCTCTCCAACCCTCTCGTCCTAGCTCCCGACGCTGGAGCTCTCGAGAGGGCGCGTGCCGTGGCAGAGCACCTGGGAGCCGAGTACGACTACATCGTGAAGGAGCGCGACAGGGTTAGCGGTGAGGTGAAAGTTCGGCCGAGAAGCTTTGACGTGAGGGGCAGGGATGTCTTAATCGTCGACGATATAGTGAGCACTGGAGGGACAATGGCGCTTGCTGCGCGCGAAGCTCTAAAGCAGGGTGCTGCAGGAGTTTTCGCCGCTTGCTCTCACGCTGTCATGGTTCGGGGTGCACTCGACCTTATGCTCAGCTCGGGAATAAAAGAAGTTGTAGCAACGGACACTGTCCCATCACAGGTCTCCAAGATCACTGTCGCCCCTTCCCTGGTAGAAGGACTCCGGTCCCTCCTCGACGAGATGTTATAGGCACAGTCCTCTCGTCTCAGGAAAGCTTATTTCTGAGTAGACACTACGACTTTCCCGTGGCGATAGACCAGGTTCAGTTTCTCGAGGAGCTTGTTCGAATACCTTCCGTCTCCGCTTTTGGCGAAAGAGGGGTTGTCAGGCAGAACTACCGGAAAGCAGCAGACACCGTCGCCAGATACGCGGCTGAAGCGGGGCTCGAAGTGAAGGTAGAGGACCTTCTCGGAGGCGAAATCCCCACGGTACTGGTCAGCCTGCCGGAGAAAGCCTCAGGAAAGCCTTCGGTGGCGTTCGTCACGCATTACGACGTCGTTCCAGCTCGAGCCCCTTGGCTCGTGGAGGGACGTGAGGTCGACCCCTTCGAACCTCTCGTGATCGGCGGCAAGGTTTACGGCAGGGGGGCTGCCGACGACAAGTCGGCTATCGTTGCCACCATCTGCGGGCTTGCAGATATAGGCAGCGCGCGCGAGTTGCGGTACAACCCGGTAGTAGTCGTCACCGGTGATGAGGAAGTTGGCGGAACGGGTGTGCGCGCGCTTCTCGACAAAGGGTACAGGTGGGACAGGGTGATCATCGTCGACTCCGGTTCCGAGTACGTGAGCATCGGAGCTAGCGGTGTGATAGCGGGCTGGATCAAGGTTACCGGGCGCTCCGGCCACGCAGGCTACCCACATCAGGCTCGAAACGCTGCAGAAGAGCTTTTCGAGCTCCTCAGCGAGCTCAAGAGCTTTAAAGTGAAGCGGGCGAGCAAGCTTTCGAGGCTGCCGGCTCCGCCTGGGAGCCCTGTGAGCAGGGTTTGGGGGAGGTTTTCTCTCACGATACTGAAGCTTCCTCCCTCAGAGCCTGAGAAGCACAACAGAATCCCCGGAGAGGCGTGGGCTGGCTTCGACATGAGGCTCCTCCCTGAGGAGAGTGTAGAGGAAGGTTTACGCGAGCTTTTCGAGGCCTTCTCCTCGGCGATCGCCACTTCGAGAGTTCAAGCAGTGC
This region of Thermofilum sp. genomic DNA includes:
- a CDS encoding helix-turn-helix domain-containing protein; protein product: MLELGARYITPYIMRRLVEALVNEHGLSRVKAAAALGISPSAVTRYLKGERGSQIDLRDRSDVEELISRLASRAASHPLSELELQLEVARIALYIMGKGYACPLHFRLEPSPRSTGCRVCLSLFGPSTPNSSPSAGEHQL
- the hypF gene encoding carbamoyltransferase HypF yields the protein MALRVRVVGIVQGVGFRPHVYRLAKSLGLKGYVKNLGGAEVEIWIEGDGAALEDFIRALREKTPKASEIEEMVIFPEEPRGYSDFTIEKSEAEKSRLSMIPPDFGVCSDCLREVLNPNSRWYRYPFHSCAWCGPRFTVVYRPPYDRGNTSWKDFPLCPECLKEYVDPSNLRRFHIQGISCPRCGPRLRLVDGRGEEVEGDPISTAAKLVDEQFIVAVKGVGGFHLAALATEDDVVAKLRARKRRKRKPLAVMALDIKTAEKIVEVSERAREVLESPARPIVILPRREEGYVSKLVAPNLKTLGVMLAYTPLHYLLLLETRDKFLVMTSGNESGEPIIRDNSEALSRLGHVADFFLIHDREIVNRVDDSVVRFTDGDLTIIRRARGYAPRWLNLPREVKRSGIATGAMLMNTAAVAAETYIIPTQHIGDVENLETLDFMREALEFLVDAYKLNLKEALVASDKHPGYPTRAFALELAEKWCADYLEVQHHVAHIAAGMLEHKLEESVGIAIDGVGYGDDGQVWGGEVIHLSSGSGYCRVGHLEYFPLPGGDRAAEYPARILLGVLVETLGPEEGFRSFVEKGYHTFLPGGFSEAMAALSQTSKAPLASSTGRFLDAVAAALGVAHERSYEGEPAITLEEFSWGGELVPLPIEVEGGVVLVKEFLAELASGAYASFHPKDVARSAQQLLGRALATVAREEGARRVVVSGGAALNSYIVKGIREVLGRDAVLLPRKLPPGDGGLSAGQLYYAFLEKLL
- a CDS encoding antitoxin VapB family protein, coding for MLLKRYATISVPAEVKEVLEKAKGDMEWGEFLLKLYLEARRIKRENAFRELAELLSGEDLEAIAQSSEEFRKGFALG
- a CDS encoding DUF438 domain-containing protein; its protein translation is MEAQKIELVKSLLRRLHEGANVEELKREFRQVLSTVQPWEIPLIEQQLVKEGVPISEILKLCDLHVDLFREYLAGRELREVPEGHPLDLLLKENELLLKLSEQLSVVAGALQSARDEELKPLFEQMKALLRGLRGIRTHYRKVQMLIFPYLERRGIVAIPRVLWGREDGVIVKLRVLLKKVEGELSPSEVRMVAEEALKLAREVSELVFRENKILYPAVFTLFGEGEWAAIAEEAEKIGYLVKPERKWEPGAEPLLPYQVDPQISGEAVERLPPEFRETALLRLEPDVYQLKREGDLDLRTGFLTPGEVKGIFEALPIEVTFADASDRVRFYCDGRLPSVFVRTRTILGRRLLFCHPPRLERLVNETVEALKRGEADYREFWTRIGDRVVRVFISAVRDEGGNYLGAVEVVEDFTEVLKNPEEVLKKVVVL
- a CDS encoding type II toxin-antitoxin system VapC family toxin: MKLFDTSWLIELFRRKSFEEGAISIVTLIEVLRGVPAGKRDAVKRLLEESFDVINLDNDVVRVYCELYDELKKRGSPVPDADLLIASTAIAHNLVLKSKDRHFKELVSHGLKLELVE
- the thiI gene encoding tRNA uracil 4-sulfurtransferase ThiI — translated: MGITRERFRELILVRLGEITLKGRTREKFEAILIRNMRSALKSGGIEARVERGFGRIFVYSGREAVPLLRRVFGIWSLSPAVEVEYSTLEELLSISEEVFREAVRGKTFAVRARRIGVSAFTSRDIEREVGSRLLRYSAGVDLEKPEVTAYIEVRGRRAYLYTEVVRAYGGLPVGSEGRVLALISGGFDSAVAAWYMLKRGAEVHYLFCNMGGELAKLYTARVAKVMADNWSYGYSPKLYVADFRPLLADLARKVDHRVLGVVLKRFMYRAAELIAREIGAHAIVTGESLGQVSSQTLVNLHAIDRAVAMPVLRPLIGFDKEEIIRLAREIGVYEEASLVREICGAYSYQPRTACSLEEVLVEESKVGSRHLESILGSMEVLNLRDLSWDDLAIPNVDIDSLPRGSVVLDVRPTEKYSAWHIPGSINVDAERVVELAQRMGRDRTYVVVCDEGGLSREIAHNLRLLGFTAYSLRGGIRRARRQYSKLLGAGERNGS
- a CDS encoding Lrp/AsnC ligand binding domain-containing protein gives rise to the protein MVKIAYVLINCDIGKESKVLEELRRTPGVAEAHMLYGVYDIIVKVTGESDLEIRETVTNHIRRISGVRRTLTMPVID
- the speB gene encoding agmatinase is translated as MLKTNPELEMFTRRLAPPLFGRESKPEESRLIVVGAPFDSSATTVPGQRAAPRRIREISLELETFDFELEMDAEDAPFYDAGDLPLEVDFSSFMGILYRVASEVFSKGKILALIGGDHLVTLPSVKAALSTLGTTHLLVLDAHLDLRDEYPLGTKYSHATVMRRLLEENSDLRITYFKPRALSKEEYSFLASCSRVRVVRRVEELLEDFESSQRIYLSIDIDVVDPAFAPGVGVPEPLGLYPQEVAQVLDRFLEAHGRRVIGFDLVEVNPVLDVSNVTSALAAKLLMKIIVRIFTLK